A single region of the Deefgea piscis genome encodes:
- the dbpA gene encoding ATP-dependent RNA helicase DbpA gives MTKTPFSALNLPAEMLDNLASLGFEAMTPIQAASLPIVLEGGDIIAKAKTGSGKTAAFGIPLLQKLNINLHRVQALVLCPTRELADQVSKDLRRLGRHLPNLKILTLCGGTPLTPQAASLAHGAHVVVGTPGRIQDHLHKNTLIVKQVSTLVLDEADRMLDMGFGGEVQDVIDFLPRWRQTLLFSATYPEGIRKLSASIQRAPTEVTVESLHDQVFIEQQLYLVKDNAEKADLLKRIFAHYQPASSVVFCNTRQDCMDLARSLQKDGFDAIELHGELEQRDRDLTLVKFANGSCPILVATDMAARGLDIKDLAAVVNYELPYDPEIYVHRIGRTGRAGKKGFAFSLVSPSQVKRQRTIEEYLELPIPEGKEADLKINGDYALPAKMATICFDAGRKQKVRPGDVVGALTGDGAIPNDAIGKIDLFEFRTYVAVQLQYANQVIARLGNDKGKLKGKPVKVQIVK, from the coding sequence ATGACTAAAACGCCGTTTTCTGCTCTAAATTTACCTGCTGAAATGCTCGATAATCTGGCTTCGCTGGGATTTGAGGCGATGACGCCAATTCAAGCGGCGAGCTTGCCGATTGTGCTCGAAGGCGGCGATATTATTGCTAAAGCCAAAACTGGGAGTGGTAAAACGGCTGCGTTTGGTATTCCGCTACTGCAAAAACTCAATATTAATTTGCACCGTGTACAAGCTTTAGTGCTGTGCCCAACGCGAGAACTTGCCGATCAGGTGAGTAAAGATTTGCGCCGTTTGGGGCGCCATTTACCCAATTTAAAAATTCTGACTTTGTGCGGCGGTACACCGTTAACGCCGCAAGCGGCCTCATTGGCGCATGGTGCACACGTGGTGGTCGGCACGCCGGGTCGTATTCAAGATCATTTACATAAAAACACCCTGATCGTAAAACAAGTCAGCACGCTGGTGCTGGACGAAGCCGATCGTATGCTCGATATGGGTTTTGGCGGTGAAGTGCAAGATGTGATTGATTTTCTGCCGCGCTGGCGTCAAACCTTGCTGTTTTCAGCAACGTATCCCGAAGGGATTCGTAAACTCAGTGCGTCGATTCAACGCGCGCCGACTGAAGTCACGGTGGAGTCTTTGCACGATCAGGTGTTTATTGAGCAGCAATTATATTTGGTCAAAGACAACGCAGAAAAAGCCGATTTGCTTAAGCGCATTTTCGCGCATTACCAACCAGCATCCAGCGTGGTGTTTTGTAATACCCGCCAAGACTGTATGGATTTGGCGCGTAGTTTACAAAAAGACGGTTTTGATGCGATTGAATTACACGGCGAGCTCGAGCAGCGTGATCGTGATTTAACGCTGGTTAAATTTGCCAATGGTAGTTGCCCAATTCTGGTTGCCACCGATATGGCCGCCCGAGGCTTGGATATTAAAGACTTGGCTGCCGTGGTGAATTACGAATTGCCGTACGACCCTGAAATCTACGTGCATCGAATTGGTCGTACTGGCCGTGCAGGTAAAAAAGGCTTTGCCTTTAGTTTGGTATCGCCATCGCAAGTAAAGCGTCAGCGCACTATTGAAGAATACCTAGAGTTGCCGATCCCAGAAGGCAAAGAAGCCGATCTAAAAATCAATGGTGATTATGCTTTGCCGGCCAAAATGGCAACGATTTGCTTTGATGCCGGGCGCAAACAAAAAGTGCGCCCTGGTGATGTCGTTGGCGCTTTAACTGGCGACGGCGCAATTCCGAATGACGCAATTGGTAAAATTGATTTGTTCGAATTTAGAACGTATGTGGCGGTGCAATTGCAATACGCCAACCAAGTGATTGCTCGTTTGGGTAATGACAAAGGCAAACTTAAAGGTAAGCCGGTTAAAGTTCAAATTGTGAAATAA
- the gcvH gene encoding glycine cleavage system protein GcvH, with protein MSHIPAELKYVNSHEWLRLEADGTVTIGITDHAQELLGDIVFVELPQVGDELAADATAGVVESVKAASDVYAPIAGEVVAVNDALVDAPELANTEPYGAAWFFRVKPADASVLDGLMTAEQYAKEIGV; from the coding sequence ATGAGCCATATTCCAGCCGAACTTAAATACGTTAACAGCCACGAATGGTTGCGTTTAGAAGCCGACGGCACAGTGACCATCGGTATTACCGATCACGCCCAAGAACTATTGGGCGATATCGTGTTTGTTGAATTGCCACAAGTGGGTGATGAGTTAGCCGCCGACGCCACCGCAGGCGTGGTTGAGTCAGTGAAAGCGGCATCGGATGTATACGCACCGATTGCGGGTGAAGTGGTCGCTGTGAACGATGCTTTGGTGGATGCGCCAGAATTGGCCAATACCGAACCCTACGGTGCAGCTTGGTTTTTCCGCGTTAAACCGGCCGATGCATCGGTGCTTGATGGTTTGATGACGGCAGAACAATACGCCAAAGAAATCGGCGTTTAA
- a CDS encoding DUF445 domain-containing protein, with protein sequence MVINPTPRQPAARSFDVKAQRLRLLKRNATLLLVLMALIMLLATYFRGAHPSLPYIAAFAEAALVGGLADWFAVTALFRHPLNLPIPHTAIIPKNKHRIADSLGEFIETHFLSSERIMEKVSQFNPARRLAAWLQVDVNAKAGADQVAKLMDFILQSLTEPAMALRLRGLLLQQLAQIDLVKPAGEILAVIRQSGQHQVMLDAVLAHLDQELQKPELQQHIAGIIAAEFDYLRWISLDAAGGRYMAKKLVHAAGREVQNMRESSDHPLREHFDQALADLEQNLKHDASLQAALQLSQQHLLAQPSLLNAIDNMWSRLVAWLADDLAAQDSVLRAKLALSLQHLGVRLADDVVLADWLNRHARVAAGVLVKKYRRQIGQFIAEQLKAWDDEVMVERLEVSVGVDLQFVRLNGTLVGGLIGLFLYTGHQLLR encoded by the coding sequence ATGGTAATCAATCCGACCCCGCGCCAGCCGGCGGCACGTTCTTTTGATGTTAAGGCGCAGCGTTTGCGGCTGCTAAAGCGTAATGCGACGCTATTGCTGGTGCTGATGGCATTGATTATGCTGCTGGCGACGTATTTTCGCGGCGCGCATCCCAGTTTGCCTTATATTGCCGCTTTTGCTGAGGCCGCTTTGGTCGGTGGTTTGGCCGATTGGTTTGCTGTGACAGCGCTGTTTCGACATCCATTGAATTTACCGATTCCGCATACGGCGATTATTCCCAAAAACAAACACCGCATTGCCGATAGTTTGGGTGAATTTATTGAGACGCATTTTTTGTCCAGCGAGCGGATTATGGAAAAAGTGAGTCAATTTAATCCAGCGCGTCGATTGGCCGCTTGGCTGCAAGTGGATGTGAATGCCAAAGCGGGCGCCGATCAAGTCGCTAAGCTGATGGATTTTATTTTGCAAAGCTTGACTGAACCAGCGATGGCGCTGCGTTTGCGTGGATTGTTGCTGCAGCAATTGGCGCAAATTGATTTGGTGAAACCAGCTGGTGAGATTTTGGCTGTGATACGGCAAAGTGGTCAGCATCAAGTCATGCTCGATGCCGTGCTGGCGCATTTAGATCAGGAGCTGCAAAAGCCTGAGCTGCAACAGCATATCGCCGGCATTATTGCCGCTGAATTTGATTATTTGCGCTGGATTTCACTCGATGCAGCCGGTGGGCGCTATATGGCCAAAAAACTGGTGCATGCGGCAGGGCGTGAAGTGCAAAACATGCGCGAATCGAGCGATCATCCATTGCGTGAGCATTTTGATCAAGCGTTAGCGGATCTGGAGCAAAATCTAAAGCACGATGCATCACTACAAGCGGCGCTGCAGTTGAGTCAGCAGCATTTATTGGCGCAGCCGAGTTTGCTGAACGCTATCGACAATATGTGGTCGCGGCTGGTGGCTTGGTTGGCTGATGATTTGGCGGCGCAAGACTCAGTGCTACGCGCCAAATTGGCGCTCAGTTTGCAGCATTTGGGTGTGCGCTTGGCGGATGACGTCGTTCTGGCCGACTGGTTAAATCGCCACGCCCGCGTCGCAGCTGGAGTGCTAGTTAAAAAATATCGGCGACAAATTGGCCAATTTATCGCCGAACAACTCAAAGCTTGGGATGATGAAGTGATGGTTGAGCGGCTGGAAGTCAGCGTGGGCGTTGATCTGCAGTTTGTTCGCCTGAATGGCACGTTGGTGGGCGGGTTGATTGGTTTGTTTTTGTATACGGGCCATCAATTATTGCGTTAA
- a CDS encoding SulP family inorganic anion transporter: MTITQTLLKLYRQRRWPSIVLARGVIPNTRRGVINDAKAGIALASVNIPQVLGYTSIAGTPIVTGLYTVLLPLLGFALFGSSRHLVVAADSATAAIFANGLSGMATPASAAYMNLVAIVALLTAGILLIARWLKLGFVADFLSRTILTGFLTGVGLQVSIAMLAPLLGIHNQTHQAHTTWSQLHFAITHLPDINLPTLYLGIVVIGAILIGKHINPRFPVAMIAVFTSILAGKYLAISNWGIALIGPVPGGLPQLSWPNMTWHGTLTLIPLALSCAVIIIAQSAATARIYALQFQENEDENANILGLAAANAAAAVSGAFVVNGSPTQTAMAAQAGARSQVAQIVFAGIVAIALMFLTNWLAYLPHAVLAAIVFTIAIGMINVSALKAIYQESPGEFKLAIITAMTVALVGVEQGLLFAALLSLLHHVSHSYNPHCAILQANSEGHLITQAIEPGETTFPGLIIYHFGADLFYANEHRFSADIHSLISQAATPVHCLIIDASAMTHIDYSAAQSLRQLDDQLQQQNITLMFARCDTAFIDDLNRHHISEKIGAKHIFTTLHEALKYWPNTNKT; encoded by the coding sequence ATGACAATCACTCAGACCTTACTCAAGCTCTATCGCCAACGACGCTGGCCCAGCATTGTGCTAGCTCGCGGCGTGATACCCAATACACGGCGAGGGGTCATCAATGACGCCAAAGCCGGTATCGCCCTCGCCTCAGTCAATATCCCGCAAGTTTTAGGCTACACCAGTATTGCCGGCACGCCCATTGTGACCGGGCTCTACACGGTATTACTCCCCTTATTGGGCTTTGCCTTGTTTGGCTCCTCACGGCATCTAGTTGTTGCGGCTGATTCTGCCACTGCCGCCATCTTTGCCAACGGCTTATCGGGCATGGCCACACCAGCTAGCGCCGCATATATGAATTTAGTCGCCATCGTCGCGCTACTCACGGCAGGCATTTTGCTAATAGCCCGCTGGCTTAAACTCGGCTTTGTGGCTGACTTTTTATCCAGAACCATCTTAACCGGCTTTTTAACTGGCGTTGGCTTGCAAGTGAGCATCGCCATGCTCGCGCCGCTTTTGGGAATTCATAATCAAACCCATCAAGCCCACACCACTTGGTCGCAACTCCATTTCGCAATCACTCATTTACCCGACATCAACTTACCCACGCTCTATTTGGGCATCGTCGTAATTGGCGCCATCTTAATTGGCAAACACATCAATCCTCGCTTCCCCGTGGCGATGATTGCCGTATTCACTAGCATTCTGGCCGGAAAATATCTCGCCATCTCCAACTGGGGTATTGCCTTAATTGGCCCGGTGCCTGGCGGATTACCGCAACTGTCTTGGCCCAACATGACTTGGCATGGCACGCTCACACTAATTCCATTAGCGCTATCTTGCGCCGTCATCATCATTGCGCAAAGTGCCGCCACCGCACGAATCTATGCTTTGCAATTTCAAGAAAACGAAGATGAAAACGCCAATATATTAGGCCTTGCCGCCGCCAATGCCGCAGCAGCGGTTAGCGGGGCATTTGTCGTCAATGGCAGTCCTACGCAAACGGCAATGGCGGCACAAGCTGGCGCACGTAGCCAAGTCGCGCAAATCGTCTTTGCCGGCATTGTCGCCATCGCCCTGATGTTTTTAACCAACTGGCTCGCTTACCTGCCCCATGCAGTATTGGCAGCCATTGTATTTACCATCGCCATCGGCATGATTAATGTTTCGGCACTCAAAGCCATTTATCAAGAAAGCCCAGGGGAATTTAAGCTGGCAATCATTACCGCAATGACCGTGGCCTTAGTCGGCGTTGAGCAAGGACTGCTCTTTGCCGCGCTATTGTCTTTACTGCACCACGTTAGCCACAGCTACAACCCGCATTGCGCGATATTGCAAGCCAACTCGGAGGGGCACCTCATCACCCAAGCCATAGAACCGGGCGAAACAACCTTTCCGGGCTTGATTATTTATCATTTTGGTGCCGACTTATTTTATGCCAACGAGCACCGCTTTAGCGCCGACATTCATTCACTGATAAGCCAAGCCGCTACGCCAGTACATTGCTTAATTATCGACGCCTCAGCCATGACGCATATCGACTACTCCGCCGCCCAATCGCTACGCCAACTGGATGATCAATTGCAGCAACAAAACATCACACTGATGTTTGCCCGTTGCGATACCGCCTTTATTGACGACTTAAACCGCCATCACATCAGCGAAAAAATTGGCGCAAAGCATATTTTTACCACCTTGCACGAAGCACTCAAATACTGGCCCAACACCAACAAGACTTAG
- the gcvT gene encoding glycine cleavage system aminomethyltransferase GcvT, with protein MTTKTTPLYESHLAANAKMVDFAGWLMPIHYGSQLKEHEIVRTDAGMFDVSHMCVLDIVGSEAKAFLRFLIANDVEKLSTEGKALYSGMLTPEGTVIDDLIVYLTHYGYRMVVNAGTADKDIAWMLKQAANFDVQLHVRRELAMIAIQGPNAIAKVCKVIHEDWEDAVKALNVFQGFPFGPVEDGWFIARTGYTGEDGLEIMLPSDEAATFWQALLSVGIAPIGLGARDTLRLEAGMNLYGHDMDETISPLAAGMGWTIAWQPTERDFIGRAALEAERAAGVALKQVGLVLEGRGVLREGQIVEVAGVGQGVITSGTFSPTLKHSVAIARVPAATKDTDTVQVDLRGTLTDVRVVKMPFVRNGKKVFA; from the coding sequence ATGACAACCAAAACTACACCACTGTATGAATCCCACCTTGCTGCGAACGCCAAAATGGTTGATTTCGCCGGCTGGTTGATGCCGATTCATTACGGATCACAACTTAAAGAACACGAAATTGTACGCACTGACGCCGGCATGTTTGATGTGTCGCATATGTGCGTGCTCGATATCGTCGGCAGCGAAGCCAAAGCGTTTTTACGTTTTTTGATTGCCAATGATGTCGAAAAACTCAGCACCGAAGGTAAAGCTTTGTATTCGGGGATGTTAACGCCCGAAGGCACGGTGATCGACGATTTGATCGTTTACCTGACGCATTATGGCTACCGGATGGTGGTCAACGCGGGCACCGCCGACAAAGACATTGCGTGGATGCTTAAGCAAGCGGCCAACTTTGACGTGCAACTGCATGTGCGCCGCGAATTGGCGATGATTGCGATTCAAGGCCCTAACGCCATCGCCAAAGTGTGCAAAGTCATCCACGAAGACTGGGAAGACGCGGTGAAAGCGCTGAATGTGTTTCAAGGCTTTCCTTTTGGCCCAGTTGAAGACGGCTGGTTTATTGCCCGCACCGGTTATACCGGCGAAGATGGTTTAGAGATCATGTTGCCCAGCGACGAAGCGGCGACCTTTTGGCAAGCACTGCTGAGCGTGGGTATTGCGCCTATCGGCTTGGGCGCGCGCGACACTTTGCGCCTTGAGGCCGGCATGAATCTGTATGGTCACGATATGGACGAAACCATTTCGCCATTGGCGGCCGGCATGGGTTGGACCATTGCGTGGCAACCGACTGAGCGTGATTTTATCGGCCGCGCAGCACTCGAGGCTGAACGCGCGGCAGGTGTGGCGTTGAAGCAAGTGGGTTTGGTGCTCGAAGGTCGTGGCGTTTTGCGCGAAGGTCAAATTGTTGAAGTGGCTGGCGTGGGTCAAGGCGTAATAACCAGCGGCACGTTTTCGCCAACGCTCAAGCATTCCGTGGCCATCGCCCGCGTTCCTGCAGCAACTAAAGACACCGACACGGTGCAAGTGGACTTACGCGGCACGCTGACCGACGTTCGCGTGGTGAAAATGCCGTTTGTTCGCAATGGCAAAAAAGTGTTTGCATAA
- a CDS encoding ABC transporter ATP-binding protein — MVNLLTVSNLSLRFASTNEPVVRDVSLHLNAGEKLALVGESGSGKSVLARSLLRLDREVIAQGEIEFAGQSLLSLPESALRLIRGRRIAMIFQEPMTALNPLQTVYTQIAEVLVGYSAAAARDRVCKLLLRMGITDVTDKLDVFPHQLSGGQRQRVMIAMAIATEPEILIADEPTTALDVTVQAQIMALLSQLQAEQGMAVLFISHDLNLVRRFADRVAVMQAGQIVETAPTQQLFASPAHPYTQSLLAARPTRVAAPLPLHSPCVLQVRQLTHAYPVSRSWFKTQLKTVLAKLDFDLHRGQTLAVVGESGSGKTTLALALLRLLRVGQGGGSVQLTLDASPALQLSALQGKALRQARQHIQIVFQDPFAALSPRLTIFDLVGESLLVHRPECSEAERREQVIAVLQEVGLGNHADMDDILSRYPHEFSGGQRQRIAIARVLIMQPQVIVLDEPTSALDATVQRQILQLLVQLQLKFGLSFLLISHDLAVVRALAHRVLVLKNGEVLETGDVELVLSEPQHPYTQQLLAASL; from the coding sequence ATGGTTAATTTGTTGACCGTGTCGAATTTATCTCTGCGATTTGCCAGTACCAATGAGCCAGTGGTGCGCGATGTAAGTCTGCATTTGAATGCGGGTGAGAAATTGGCCTTGGTGGGCGAATCAGGCTCGGGAAAAAGCGTTCTGGCGCGTAGCTTGTTGCGATTAGATCGCGAGGTGATTGCTCAGGGCGAGATTGAATTTGCCGGTCAGTCTTTGTTGTCCTTGCCAGAATCAGCACTGCGTTTAATCCGTGGTCGGCGCATCGCGATGATTTTTCAGGAGCCAATGACGGCGCTCAACCCTTTGCAAACCGTCTACACGCAGATTGCCGAAGTCTTGGTGGGGTATAGCGCTGCAGCGGCTAGAGATAGGGTATGTAAGCTATTACTGCGTATGGGTATTACTGATGTGACTGATAAGCTCGATGTTTTTCCGCACCAGCTCTCTGGCGGGCAGCGGCAGCGGGTGATGATTGCCATGGCGATTGCTACTGAGCCAGAGATTTTGATCGCCGACGAGCCAACCACCGCGCTCGATGTGACAGTGCAGGCGCAAATCATGGCCTTGCTCAGTCAATTGCAGGCTGAGCAAGGGATGGCGGTGTTGTTTATCTCGCATGATTTAAATCTAGTGCGCCGTTTTGCCGATCGAGTGGCGGTGATGCAGGCGGGGCAAATTGTTGAGACGGCGCCAACGCAGCAATTGTTTGCGAGTCCAGCGCATCCCTATACCCAGTCTTTATTGGCGGCGCGCCCGACTCGCGTTGCTGCGCCTTTGCCATTGCATTCACCTTGCGTATTGCAAGTGCGGCAATTAACGCATGCTTATCCGGTATCTCGTTCGTGGTTTAAAACTCAACTCAAAACTGTTTTAGCCAAGCTCGATTTTGATTTGCACCGCGGGCAAACTTTGGCCGTGGTGGGTGAGTCGGGCAGCGGCAAAACAACCTTGGCTTTGGCTTTGCTGCGTTTATTGCGCGTGGGCCAAGGCGGCGGTAGCGTGCAGTTAACGCTGGATGCATCGCCCGCGCTGCAATTGAGTGCATTGCAGGGCAAAGCGTTGCGACAGGCGCGCCAGCATATACAAATTGTTTTTCAAGATCCGTTTGCCGCTTTGTCGCCACGGTTGACGATTTTTGATCTGGTGGGTGAGAGCTTGTTGGTGCATCGCCCAGAATGCAGTGAGGCTGAGCGCCGTGAGCAGGTGATTGCGGTATTGCAAGAAGTGGGCTTGGGGAATCATGCCGACATGGACGATATTTTGTCGCGCTACCCACATGAGTTTTCCGGTGGGCAAAGGCAAAGAATCGCCATTGCGCGGGTGTTGATTATGCAGCCGCAAGTTATTGTGCTTGATGAGCCGACTTCGGCACTCGATGCGACGGTGCAACGACAAATTTTGCAGTTATTAGTGCAATTGCAGCTTAAATTTGGTTTGAGTTTTTTACTGATTAGTCATGATTTGGCAGTGGTGCGTGCTTTAGCGCATCGCGTGTTGGTGCTTAAAAACGGTGAAGTGCTCGAAACCGGCGATGTTGAGCTGGTGCTGTCTGAGCCGCAGCATCCTTATACTCAGCAATTATTAGCGGCGAGTCTTTGA
- a CDS encoding cbb3-type cytochrome oxidase subunit 3 codes for MGLSIYHLILIVAFVAIVIWVFGKKQKKRFEEDAKLPFDSEKIDKKDEKAD; via the coding sequence ATGGGCTTGTCGATTTATCATTTGATTTTAATTGTGGCTTTTGTGGCGATTGTGATTTGGGTGTTTGGTAAAAAGCAGAAAAAACGCTTTGAAGAAGACGCCAAACTGCCGTTTGATAGCGAAAAAATCGATAAAAAAGATGAAAAAGCAGATTAA
- the gcvP gene encoding aminomethyl-transferring glycine dehydrogenase: MSLSTLFNHEEFIARHIGPNAADQAAMLAQIGASSIEDLVAQTIPDDIRFKQKLPLPDAVSEVDALAKIRAIAAKNIVNHSFIGLGYYPNITPNVILRNVLENPGWYTAYTPYQAEIAQGRLEALLNYQQMIIDMTGLDLANASLLDEATAAAEAMAMARRISKVKAEKFFVDEQVLPQTLDVVKTRAQYFGFELVIGAATAAGDDDYFGALLQYPGADGAVRDLTAPIAALKARGGVAIVAADLLALALLKSPAEMGADVAIGSSQRFGIPMGFGGPHAAYFAFKDEMKRSAPGRIIGVSIDAKGKTALRMALQTREQHIRREKANSNICTSQVLLANMAGMYAVYHGPAGIKRIAGRTHRLASLFAQGVRFANGSGGKIVHDAFFDTVQVNTGAQTASIYAAALAAGYNLLQVSDSVLSVAFHEAATQKDLATLIQLFTGQSADLAALDLATSEVIPAALQRASNYLTHPVFNRYHTEHEMLRYLKRLENRDLAMNHSMISLGSCTMKLNATSEMIPVTWAEFGNIHPFAPKAQTLGYFEMINGLADQLKAITGFDAICMQPNSGAQGEYAGLLAIRRYHDSRNEAHRDICLIPKSAHGTNPATAQMMGLKVVVVDCDDSGNVDLSDLKAKAELHGANLAALMLTYPSTHGVFETAVKEICATVHQFGGQVYMDGANLNAQVGLTRPADIGADVSHMNLHKTFCIPHGGGGPGMGPIGMKAHLAPFMSNHAVANIDQGDASVAQGQSAVSAAPFGSASILPISWMYITMMGAGGVKHATEIALLNANYMMQQLSAHYPVLYTGANGRVAHECIIDIRPLKAASGITEVDIAKRLMDYGFHAPTMSFPVAGTLMIEPTESESKAELDRFIAAMISIRQEIDQVQAGVWPAENNPLKNAPHSKNDIAAEWDRPYSREVAFFPLPYVLDNKFWPSVNRIDDVYGDRNLICACPSMDQYE; this comes from the coding sequence ATGTCGCTCTCTACACTGTTTAACCACGAAGAATTTATTGCTCGGCATATTGGCCCCAATGCGGCTGATCAAGCGGCGATGCTGGCGCAAATTGGCGCGAGCTCGATTGAAGATTTAGTCGCGCAAACCATTCCGGACGATATTCGTTTTAAGCAAAAATTGCCTTTGCCGGATGCGGTTTCTGAAGTGGACGCTTTGGCGAAAATTCGCGCTATTGCGGCTAAAAACATCGTTAATCACAGCTTTATTGGTTTGGGCTATTACCCCAATATCACGCCGAATGTGATTTTGCGTAATGTGCTCGAAAACCCTGGCTGGTATACCGCCTACACACCGTATCAAGCCGAAATCGCCCAAGGTCGTTTAGAAGCTTTGCTCAATTACCAGCAAATGATTATCGATATGACGGGGCTGGATTTGGCTAATGCATCCTTGCTCGATGAGGCCACGGCAGCCGCCGAAGCGATGGCGATGGCGCGGCGGATTTCGAAAGTCAAAGCCGAGAAATTCTTCGTAGATGAACAGGTATTGCCACAGACACTTGATGTAGTAAAGACCCGCGCTCAATACTTCGGGTTTGAGCTGGTCATCGGTGCGGCAACTGCCGCGGGTGACGATGATTATTTTGGTGCTTTGCTGCAATATCCGGGTGCCGATGGGGCTGTGCGTGATTTAACTGCGCCGATTGCAGCGCTTAAAGCGCGTGGGGGGGTGGCGATTGTTGCGGCGGATTTGTTGGCCTTGGCGCTACTTAAATCGCCGGCGGAAATGGGCGCGGATGTAGCCATTGGTAGTAGTCAGCGTTTTGGCATTCCAATGGGGTTTGGCGGCCCACACGCGGCGTATTTTGCCTTTAAAGATGAAATGAAACGCTCGGCACCGGGCCGGATCATTGGCGTATCGATTGATGCCAAAGGTAAAACTGCGCTGCGTATGGCACTGCAAACGCGTGAGCAACATATTCGTCGTGAAAAAGCCAATTCTAACATTTGCACTTCGCAAGTACTGCTCGCCAATATGGCGGGAATGTACGCGGTGTATCACGGCCCAGCGGGAATTAAGCGCATTGCTGGGCGCACGCATCGCTTGGCGAGTTTGTTTGCGCAAGGCGTTCGGTTCGCCAACGGTTCGGGTGGGAAAATCGTTCACGACGCGTTTTTTGATACGGTACAAGTCAATACTGGCGCGCAAACGGCGAGCATTTACGCCGCAGCCTTGGCGGCGGGTTACAACTTGCTGCAAGTCTCTGATTCAGTCTTGAGCGTGGCCTTTCATGAAGCCGCGACGCAAAAAGATTTGGCCACTTTGATTCAATTGTTTACTGGTCAATCAGCCGACTTGGCCGCACTCGACTTGGCGACAAGCGAAGTGATTCCGGCGGCGTTGCAACGCGCCTCAAACTATTTAACGCACCCAGTCTTTAATCGCTACCACACCGAACACGAAATGCTGCGTTACCTCAAGCGCCTCGAAAATCGTGATTTGGCGATGAATCATTCGATGATTTCATTGGGTAGTTGCACCATGAAACTCAATGCCACCAGCGAAATGATTCCGGTTACTTGGGCTGAATTTGGCAATATCCATCCGTTTGCACCGAAAGCGCAAACGCTGGGTTACTTTGAAATGATTAATGGCCTCGCCGATCAGCTCAAAGCAATTACTGGGTTTGACGCCATTTGTATGCAGCCCAATTCTGGCGCGCAGGGCGAATATGCCGGTTTGTTGGCGATTCGTCGCTATCACGATAGCCGCAATGAAGCGCATCGCGATATTTGCTTAATTCCTAAGTCTGCGCACGGCACTAATCCGGCAACGGCGCAAATGATGGGTCTTAAAGTTGTGGTGGTCGATTGTGATGACAGCGGCAACGTTGATTTGTCTGATCTGAAAGCCAAGGCTGAATTACACGGTGCGAATTTGGCGGCCTTGATGCTGACCTATCCATCAACGCATGGCGTGTTTGAAACGGCAGTCAAAGAAATCTGCGCGACGGTACATCAGTTTGGCGGTCAAGTGTATATGGATGGCGCAAATTTGAATGCGCAAGTGGGCTTAACGCGCCCAGCCGATATCGGCGCTGATGTTAGCCACATGAATTTGCACAAAACCTTCTGCATTCCGCACGGCGGCGGTGGGCCGGGCATGGGGCCAATTGGCATGAAAGCGCATTTAGCGCCGTTTATGTCCAATCATGCGGTGGCCAATATCGATCAAGGTGACGCTAGCGTCGCGCAAGGTCAATCAGCCGTATCGGCCGCGCCATTTGGTTCGGCGTCGATTTTGCCGATTTCGTGGATGTATATCACGATGATGGGCGCGGGCGGCGTTAAGCATGCTACGGAAATCGCGCTACTGAACGCCAATTACATGATGCAGCAATTGTCGGCGCATTATCCGGTGCTATATACCGGCGCGAATGGTCGCGTGGCGCATGAGTGTATTATTGATATTCGCCCGCTCAAAGCTGCGAGTGGCATTACTGAAGTCGATATTGCCAAACGCCTGATGGATTATGGCTTTCACGCGCCGACGATGAGTTTTCCGGTGGCGGGAACCTTGATGATTGAGCCGACAGAGTCAGAATCTAAAGCTGAACTCGATCGCTTTATTGCGGCGATGATTTCGATTCGCCAAGAAATCGATCAAGTACAAGCCGGTGTTTGGCCAGCGGAGAATAATCCATTGAAAAACGCACCGCACAGCAAAAACGATATCGCTGCTGAATGGGATCGTCCGTATTCGCGTGAAGTGGCGTTCTTCCCTTTGCCGTATGTGCTGGATAATAAATTCTGGCCGTCGGTGAATCGGATTGACGATGTGTATGGCGACCGCAATTTGATTTGCGCTTGCCCGAGCATGGATCAATACGAGTAA